The Xiphophorus maculatus strain JP 163 A chromosome 21, X_maculatus-5.0-male, whole genome shotgun sequence genome window below encodes:
- the LOC102220717 gene encoding caveolae-associated protein 4a-like has translation MTDKPVLPPGGGDDAGSIMALLERVAGLMDNVQATQQRMEERQLELENTVKTIQADVVKLTNDHANTSSTVSRLLEKTRKVSCHIKDVRVRVENQNLRVKKVEATQGDLLAKNKFRVVIYQGDQEVKAITPGNEPAESSGGAAARPEVEPDKFEFPPESDEEYMVVEEADSSSAGRMKKTGLTRIESFKATFSKENMSKTRENLGTKVNKLGERIVTAERREKIRQSGEKLKQSGEKLKETFTKTVPAKLNLKKERTVAEGQEGAEGAAEAGVPVPPPKGRKSSPGAARAAEDEAKAAESEVPMYDMKQLS, from the exons ATGACGGACAAACCGGTCTTGCCACCTGGAGGCGGAGATGACGCCGGCAGCATCATGGCGCTGTTGGAGCGTGTGGCGGGCCTCATGGACAACGTCCAGGCCACACAGCAGCGCATGGAGGAGCGTCAGCTGGAGCTGGAGAACACAGTGAAAACCATCCAGGCCGACGTCGTCAAACTCACCAACGATCACGCAAACACCAGCTCCACGGTCAGCCGACTGCTGGAGAAGACCCGCAAGGTCAGCTGCCACATCAAGGATGTCAGGGTGCGGGtggagaaccagaacctcagGGTGAAGAAGGTGGAGGCCACGCAGGGAGACCTTCTCGCCAAGAACAAGTTCAGGGTGGTCATTTACCAG GGTGACCAGGAAGTTAAAGCTATCACACCAGGTAACGAGCCGGCAGAGTCCAGCGGTGGTGCTGCAGCCAGACCTGAGGTGGAACCAGACAAGTTTGAGTTCCCTCCAGAGTCGGATGAAGAGTACATGGTTGTGGAGGAAGCAGACTCCTCGTCAGCTGGCCGGATGAAGAAGACAGGCTTGACACGCATCGAGAGCTTCAAAGCCACCTTCTCCAAGGAGAACATGAGCAAGACCCGAGAGAACCTGGGCACCAAAGTCAACAAACTCGGCGAGCGAATCGTAACGGCCGAAAGGCGCGAGAAGATCCGCCAATCTGGTGAGAAGCTGAAGCAGTCAGGTGAGAAGCTGAAGGAGACCTTCACCAAGACCGTCCCAGCGAAGCTGAACCTGAAGAAAGAGAGAACTGTGGCAGAAGGTCAGGAAGGAGCAGAGGGAGCTGCAGAGGCAGGCGTTCCAGTTCCTCCTCCTAAAGGCCGTAAGAGCAGCCCTGGAGCAGCACGGGCGGCTGAGGACGAGGCCAAGGCGGCCGAGTCTGAGGTACCGATGTACGACATGAAGCAGCTGTCATAA
- the LOC102217631 gene encoding tomoregulin-1-like: protein MAPLRRVSWFCCLLVLLGLPAARSSFPRSGGGGSADCGPGKAAECPDLSDKKSDLRVCDAGTCRFGGTCRENGADIKCVCQFHCNKKYVPVCGSNGDTYQNECFLRRAACKKQRAISIVSEGACYHDGGSGSADGDDEGSGRGKKASKCKNCKFGAECDEDSEDLLCMCNIVCNGHNDNPVCGGDGLTYDTPCHVREASCLKQLKIDIKHVGRCQDKSRKDDGSKGKPDIYAVSKPDEGNGFLDGAVPCPEDEAQTCQHGQCEMRHNLPTCRCDAAYGGPRCDQLLDFNILYVVPSGQKLHYVLIAAIIGAVQIAVIVAVVMCFTRRCNKSKRGRRQKQHLGHFPSGTSSRMM, encoded by the exons ATGGCTCCTCTGCGCCGggtctcctggttctgctgcctgctggttctgctgggtctCCCCGCAGCCCGGAGCTCGTTCCCCCGCAGCGGAGGCGGCGGCAGCGCGGACTGCGGCCCCGGGAAGGCCGCGGAGTGTCCAG atttgtcgGACAAGAAGAGCGATCTGCGCGTGTGCGACGCCGGAACGTGTCGCTTCGGAGGAACCTGCCGCGAGAACGGAGCCGACATCAAATGTGTCTGTCAGTTCCAC tGCAACAAGAAGTACGTTCCCGTCTGCGGCTCCAACGGAGACACGTACCAGAACGAGTGTTTCCTCCGCAGAGCCGCCTGCAAGAAGCAGCGAGCCATCAGCATTGTGTCGGAGGGAGCCTGTTACCACG acggaggttctggttctgcagatgGAG atgATGAAGGTTCTGGTCGAGGGAAAAAAGCCTCCAAATGTAAAAACTGCAAGTTTGGAGCCGAATGTGACGAAGACTCTGAGGACCTGCT CTGCATGTGTAACATCGTGTGCAACGGCCACAACGACAACCCGGTGTGCGGCGGCGACGGCCTGACCTACGACACGCCGTGCCACGTCCGCGAGGCGTCCTGCCTCAAACAGCTCAAGATCGACATCAAACATGTCGGCCGTTGCCAAG ATAAAAGCAGGAAAGACGACGGATCGAAGGGGAAACCAGACATCTACG CGGTGTCCAAGCCGGACGAGGGGAACGGCTTCCTGGACGGCGCTGTGCCCTGCCCTGAAGACGAAGCTCAGACCTGCCAACACGGCCAGTGTGAGATGAGACACAACCTGCCCACCTGCAG GTGTGACGCTGCGTACGGCGGCCCCCGGTGCGACCAGCTGCTGGACTTTAACATCCTGTATGTGGTGCCCAGCGGCCAGAAGCTGCACTACGTTCTCATCGCCGCCATCATCGGAGCCGTCCAGATCGCCGTCATCGTTGCCGTGGTGATGTGCTTCACCAG GAGGTGCAACAAGTCGAAACGTGGCCGCAGACAGAAGCAGCATCTGGGCCACTTCCCGTCGGGAACGTCTTCTCGGATGATGTAG